The segment GCCCTGGCCAATGTGCGCAAGCTGGCCCAGGGCTTCGAGCCCAGCTTCCATCCCCTGGCCCTGGTCGTGGCCCTGCTGGGCACGGCGGCCTGGCTGGGCCTGGTGCGCTGGCGTACCGCCCGTCACCAGCATGCGCTGTGGAAGAGCCTGGTGCTGCCGGCGGGCGGTGTGGCCCTGGTCTGGCTGCTGGGTCTGAGCCTGTGGCTGCCGGTGCTGGACTATGCGCGCAGCAACCGCCCCCTGGTGGAGCGCCTGCAGGCCCAGCTGGGCAGCAACACGCCGAGCTGCCTGGCCGCACCGGGCCAGCCGCTATCGCTGCTGGCGGCGCTGGAGTTCCAGGGCGGCTGGACGGTGGATGCCCGCCGCCCCCTGGCCGACAGCCCCTGCAGCCATGCCCTGCTGCTGGCCGACCGCCAGGTCCGGCCCGCCCTGCCCGCCGGCTGGGTGCTGGCCGGCCAGGCCGCCCGCCCCACCGACCGCAGCCAGCACTACCTGATCCTGCGCCGCGCGGACTGAGCCCCACGCCAGACCGCAGCAAGAAGAAGGCCCCGCGCACCATCCGGTGCCGGGGCCTTGTTGCTCAGGCGCCGTGGGGCAGCTCAGCCGCCACCGCCGGGCATGGCCGCTTCCACCCCCACCTCGGCCTCGCCGTGCCGGCTGCGCACCCGCACCGCGGGCAGCAACAGGCGAAAGCGCGAGCCCTTGCCAGGTTCGCTCTGGATCTGCAGCTCGCCGCCATGGCGCTGCACCACATGCTTGACGATGGACAGGCCCAGGCCCGTGCCGCCCGTCTCGCGCGAGCGGCTGCCATCCACCCGGTAAAAGCGCTCGGTCAGGCGCGGGATGTGCTCGCGGGCGATGCCGGGGCCGGTGTCGCTGACGCAGATCTCGCCGCTCCCATCGGGCATCAGGCGCCAGCTCGCCTCGATCTCCCCGCCCTCCGGCGTGTAGCGCACGGCATTGCTCACCAGATTGGCCACCGCGCTGAGCAGCTCGGACTCCACGCCCGCCAGCTCCACCTGGGTGCCGGACGCCACCTGGATGCGATGCCGGCCGGCCGAGAGGGCCTGCGCATCGTTGGACACGCGCAGCAGCAGCGCGTCCAGCGCCACCCAGCGGTCCGGCGCGGGGCGCGGGCTGCCCTCCAGCGTGGCCAGGGTCAGCAGATCGCTGACCAGGCTGAGCATGCGCTGGGTCTGCTGGTCCATCAGGCTCAGCACGCGCTTGCGCTCGGCCTCGGTGAGCGGCAGGCTGGCCATGGTCTCGATGAAGCCGGTCAGCACGGTCAGCGGGGTGCGGATCTCGTGCGAGACATTGGCCACGAAATCGCGGCGCATGGCCTCAGCGCGCTCGCGCTCGGTCACGTCCAGGCTCAGCACCAGGCGCATGCCTTCGCCATAGGCCCGCACGATCACCGAGAGCGTGGCTCGGCCGCGGGCGTTCGCCAACATCAGAGGCTCGGCATAGTGGCCGGCCTGCAGGTAGCTGACAAAGGCCGGGTAGCGGACCAGATTGGTGATGCGCTGGCGCAGATCACGCACCGGATCGAGCGAGAAATGATCGCCCGCCACGCGGTTGCACCAGACGATCTGGTCGTGCGCATCCAGCATCAGCACGCCATTGGGCGAGGCCTCGATGGCGGAGAGGAACTGCTGCAGCTGCTGCTGCTCGCGGGCCAGGGCGCGATCGCGGTCGCGGATGGCACGCTCGACCCGGTAGCCCAGCTCGCCCCACAAGCCCGTGTCGCGCGGTGCCCCACCCTGCTGGCTGCCGCGCAGCCACTGGATGAGACGATGGCCGCGCACCGCGTCCAGCAAGACCAGGGCGCCGACACCGCCGGCGGCCCCCAGCAGTTCGCCCAGCATGGGCAGGCTGGACCAGTTGCCGGCCAGATTGCCCACAAAGGTACCGACCGCCACCGCCAGCGCCGCGATCAGCAGGCGTGGCACCAACCAGTTCAGGGATTCAGCCACGCCGTGGTCCAGCTCAAGCCGAGACGGCACTGATCTGCTGCGTCAGGCGGTAGCCGGCGCCGCGCACGGTCTCGATCATGCGCGCGCACTGCACCCGCTCCAGCGCCTCGCGCAGGCGCTTCACATGCACATCCACCGTGCGCTCCTCGATGAACACATGGTCGCCCCAGACGCGGTCCAGCAGCTGGGAGCGGCTGTGCACGCGCTCCGGGTGCGTCATGAAGAAGTGCAGCAAGCGGAACTCGGTGGGGCCCAGCTTGACCTCCACGCCCGCACGGCTGACGCGGCGCGTGCCCGGGTCCAGGCTCAGGCCGGCGATCTCCACCACCGAGTCCAGGGCCTCGGGCGCCTTGCGGCGCAGCACCGCACGGATGCGGGCCAGCAGCTCGTTGGTCGAGAAGGGCTTGGTCAGGTAGTCATCGGCGCCGGCATCCAGGCCCGAGACCTTGTCGGTCTCGTCGGCACGGGCGGTCAGCATGATGACGGGCAGCTCCTTGGTGCGGGCCGCGCCGCGCCACTGGCGGGCCAGGGCCAGGCCGGACTGGCCCGGCAGCATCCAGTCCAGCACCACCAGATCGGGCAGCACGCGGTCCACTTCCAGCTGGGCCTGGTCGGCACTGCCGGCCAGGGTGACTTCAAAACCGGCGTGGCGCAGATTGATGGAGATCAGTTCGGCAATGGCCGATTCGTCTTCCACCACCAGGATTCGACTCATTGTTTTGTACTCCTGTCGTCGTTCTTTGCGTGTGAGGCCCCAGGGGCTCAGCGCACCATGCTCTCGGCGGCCTCGGGCGTGTTGTGACGCACGTCCGTACCCTTGACCACGTAGATGATGGCCTCGGCCAGGTTCTTGGCGTGGTCGCCCACACGCTCGATGGCCTTGGCCACGAAGACCAGGTCGATGGAGGAGGAGATGGTGCGCGGGTCTTCCATCATGTAAGTGATCAGCTTGCGCAGCAGGCCGTCGAACTCCTTGTCGATGGCGTCGTCCTGCTTGAGCACTTCCAGCGCCTTGTCCACGTCCAGGCGGGCAAAGGCGTCCAGGGCCTTGCGCAGCTGGGCCACGGCGAGGTCAGCCTCGAAGCTCAGGTCGGACATGGGCAGGCGCAGGCGGCTGGACACGCCGGCATTCACCAGGCGCTGCACGGTACGCGCCACGCGCGAGGCCTCGTCGCCCACGCGCTCGAGGTTGGCGATGGTTTTGGAGATGGCGATCAGCAGGCGCAGATCGCGCGCCGTGGGCTGGCGTCGGGCGATGATGCTGTGCAGGTCGTGATCGATCTCGACCTCCATGGCATTCACACGCTCCTCGGTGCGCAGCACGGTCTGGGCCTGCTCGTTGCTGAACTGCACCAGGGCTTCCACGGCCTGGGCCACCTGGGCTTCGACCAGGCCGCCCATCTCGAGCACGCGGGTGGAGATGCCGCTGAGTTCGGCGTCGAATTGGGTGGAGAGATGCTTGTCGCTCATTCTTTGCTCCTTGTGGGGCAGGGGCGGAGTAGTGGCTCCGACCCGCTTCGCTTAACTTTGCTGCGCAAAGTTAGTCTTCGCCGCTACATCACGGGCGTGTTTCGGCTTCAGCCGAAACGGCCCGTGATGTAGTCCTCCGTGTCCTTGCGCTTGGGCTTCATGAAGAGCTCGGCGGTCGGGCCGAACTCGATCAGGTCGCCCAGGTACATATAGGCGGTGCGCTGCGAGACGCGGGCTGCCTGCTGCATGGAGTGCGTCACGATGACGATGGTGAAGTTGGCGCGCAGCTCGTGGATCAGTTCCTCGACCTTGGCGGTCGCGATGGGGTCGAGCGCCGAGCAGGGCTCGTCCATCAGGATGACTTCCGGGCTGACGGCGACGGCGCGGGCGATGCACAGGCGCTGCTGCTGGCCGCCGGAAAGGCCGGTGCCGCCTTCCTGCAGGCGATCCTTCACCTCGTTCCACAGGCCGGCCTTCTGCAGCGCCCATTCCACGCGCTCATCCATCTCCACGCGCGGCAGGGTCTCGAACAGGCGCACGCCGAAGGCGATGTTGTCGTAGATGGACATCGGGAAGGGCGTGGGCTTCTGGAAGACCATGCCGATCTTGGCGCGGATCAGGGAGACATCTTCCTTGCTGGTCAGGATGTCGCCGCCGTCCAGCAGGATCTGGCCTTCCGCGCGCTGCTCGGGGTAGAGCTCGAACATGCGGTTCAGCGTGCGCAGGAAGGTCGACTTGCCGCAACCCGACGGGCCGATGAGGGCGGTCACCTTCTTTTCAGGAATGTCCAGATTGATGTTCTTCAGGGCGTGGAAATTGCCGTAGTAGAAGTTCAGATTGCGCACCGAGAGCTTGGCTTTCTCGGTCACGGGCATATCGACCTTGGCGTCCATGGTTGATGCCTTTCCTTTGTACTTAATGCTTGTTCTTGAACAGCACGCGCGCCAGGATATTGAGCAGCAGCACGCCGATGGTGATGATGAACACGCCCGCCCAGGCCAGCTTCTGCCAGTTTTCGTAGGGGCTCATCGCAAACTTGAAGATGGTGACCGGCAGGCTGGCCATGGGCTCGCCCAGCGAGCTGGTCCAGAACTGGTTGGACAGCGCGGTGAACAGCAGGGGCGCGGTTTCGCCGGAGATGCGGGCCAGGGCCAGCAGGATGCCGGTGAGCACGCCGGCACGGGCCGACTTCAGCGTCACCGAGAGAATCACCTTCCACTTGGGCGTGCCCAGGGCGTAGGCGGCCTCGCGCAGCGCATTGGGGATCAGGCTCAGCATGTTTTCGGTGGTGCGGATCACCACCGGAATCACGATCAGGGCCAGGGCCAGGATGCCGGCAAAGCCCGAGAAGCTCTTCATCTTGGCCACCACGACCGCGTAGATGAAGAGACCCACCACGATGGAGGGCGCCGAGAGCAGGATGTCGTTGATGAATCGCACCGTGGCGCCCAGCCAGCTCTTCTGGCCGTACTCGGCCAGGTAGACACCGGCCAGCACGCCGATGGGCGTGCCCAGCAGCGTGGCCAAGCCCACCATCACGATGGAGCCGAAGATGGCATTGGCCAGGCCGCCGCCCTCGGCCTGCGGCGGCGGGGTCATCTCGGTGAAGGTGGCCAGGGTCAGGCCCCCCACGCCCAGGCGCACGGTCTCGAACAGGATCCACAGCAGCCAGAACACGCCGAAGGCCATGGCGGCCATGGACAGGCCCAGGGCCAGGGTGTTGATGCGCTTGCGCCTTGCGTGCATGGCCAGGCGCTTGGCGTCCATCACGGTGCTCATGCGCGAGCTCCTTCGTTCTTCTTGAGCTTGTTGAGCAGCAGCTTGGAGCAGGCCAGCACCACGAAGGTGATGAAGAACAGCACCAGGCCCAGATAGATCAGCGAGGCCTGGTGCAGGCCTTCGCCAGCTTCGGCGAACTCGTTGGCCAGGGCCGAGGTGATGCTGTTGGCCGCCTCGAAGACCGAGAGCGAGTTCAGCTGGTTCATATTGCCGATCACGAAGGTCACGGCCATGGTCTCTCCGAGGGCGCGGCCCAGGCCCAGCATCACGCCGCCCACCACGCCGGTCTTGGTGTAGGGCAGCACCACCTTCCAGACCACCTCCCAGGTGGTGGAACCCAGGCCATAGGCCGATTCCTTGAGCATGGGCGGGGTGACCTCGAAGACGTCACGCATCACCGAGGCGATGAAGGGGATGATCATGATGGCCAGGATCACGCCGGCCGAGAGAATGCCGATACCCACCGGCGGGCCCGAGACCAGGGAACCCAGCAGGGGCACGCCGGCGAACAGGGCCTGCAGCGGCTGCTGCACATAGGTGGCAAGAATGGGGCCGAAAACCAGCAGGCCCCACATGCCGTAGACGATGGAGGGCACAGCGGCCAGCAGTTCCACCGCCACGCCCAGCGGGCGCTTGAGCCATAGCGGCGCCAGCTCGGTCAGGAACAGGGCGATGCCGAAGCTCACCGGTACCGCGATCAGCAGCGCGATGAAGGAGGTCATCAGCGTGCCGTAAATCATCACCAGGCCGCCGAACTTCTCCTGCACCGGATCCCATTCGCTGGTCCAGAGGAAGGACAGGCCGAAGTGCTGGATGGCCGGGGCCGCCCCGATCAGCAGGGAGATGATGATGCCGGCCAGCAGGGCCAGGGTCAGCCAGGCCGCGCCATGCGCCAGAACGGCAAACAGGGTATCGGCCCAGGGTGCGGTCTTGCGGCGCGGCGGCGGGCTGCCCTGGGGCTGGGCGCGCTCTTGGGCACGCTCCGGGTCGTAGGTGTTGGCGGGAAGTATTGCGGCCACTGCGGGCTCCTCGGGAGGTCGGGTCGCTGGATTCGACAACAGCCCGGCAGGCTGGTGAGACTGCCGGGCTGCGGGTCGGGGTCGACGCGGT is part of the Shinella sp. XGS7 genome and harbors:
- the phoR gene encoding phosphate regulon sensor histidine kinase PhoR → MAESLNWLVPRLLIAALAVAVGTFVGNLAGNWSSLPMLGELLGAAGGVGALVLLDAVRGHRLIQWLRGSQQGGAPRDTGLWGELGYRVERAIRDRDRALAREQQQLQQFLSAIEASPNGVLMLDAHDQIVWCNRVAGDHFSLDPVRDLRQRITNLVRYPAFVSYLQAGHYAEPLMLANARGRATLSVIVRAYGEGMRLVLSLDVTERERAEAMRRDFVANVSHEIRTPLTVLTGFIETMASLPLTEAERKRVLSLMDQQTQRMLSLVSDLLTLATLEGSPRPAPDRWVALDALLLRVSNDAQALSAGRHRIQVASGTQVELAGVESELLSAVANLVSNAVRYTPEGGEIEASWRLMPDGSGEICVSDTGPGIAREHIPRLTERFYRVDGSRSRETGGTGLGLSIVKHVVQRHGGELQIQSEPGKGSRFRLLLPAVRVRSRHGEAEVGVEAAMPGGGG
- the phoB gene encoding phosphate regulon transcriptional regulator PhoB: MSRILVVEDESAIAELISINLRHAGFEVTLAGSADQAQLEVDRVLPDLVVLDWMLPGQSGLALARQWRGAARTKELPVIMLTARADETDKVSGLDAGADDYLTKPFSTNELLARIRAVLRRKAPEALDSVVEIAGLSLDPGTRRVSRAGVEVKLGPTEFRLLHFFMTHPERVHSRSQLLDRVWGDHVFIEERTVDVHVKRLREALERVQCARMIETVRGAGYRLTQQISAVSA
- the phoU gene encoding phosphate signaling complex protein PhoU, yielding MSDKHLSTQFDAELSGISTRVLEMGGLVEAQVAQAVEALVQFSNEQAQTVLRTEERVNAMEVEIDHDLHSIIARRQPTARDLRLLIAISKTIANLERVGDEASRVARTVQRLVNAGVSSRLRLPMSDLSFEADLAVAQLRKALDAFARLDVDKALEVLKQDDAIDKEFDGLLRKLITYMMEDPRTISSSIDLVFVAKAIERVGDHAKNLAEAIIYVVKGTDVRHNTPEAAESMVR
- the pstB gene encoding phosphate ABC transporter ATP-binding protein PstB, with protein sequence MDAKVDMPVTEKAKLSVRNLNFYYGNFHALKNINLDIPEKKVTALIGPSGCGKSTFLRTLNRMFELYPEQRAEGQILLDGGDILTSKEDVSLIRAKIGMVFQKPTPFPMSIYDNIAFGVRLFETLPRVEMDERVEWALQKAGLWNEVKDRLQEGGTGLSGGQQQRLCIARAVAVSPEVILMDEPCSALDPIATAKVEELIHELRANFTIVIVTHSMQQAARVSQRTAYMYLGDLIEFGPTAELFMKPKRKDTEDYITGRFG
- the pstA gene encoding phosphate ABC transporter permease PstA — translated: MSTVMDAKRLAMHARRKRINTLALGLSMAAMAFGVFWLLWILFETVRLGVGGLTLATFTEMTPPPQAEGGGLANAIFGSIVMVGLATLLGTPIGVLAGVYLAEYGQKSWLGATVRFINDILLSAPSIVVGLFIYAVVVAKMKSFSGFAGILALALIVIPVVIRTTENMLSLIPNALREAAYALGTPKWKVILSVTLKSARAGVLTGILLALARISGETAPLLFTALSNQFWTSSLGEPMASLPVTIFKFAMSPYENWQKLAWAGVFIITIGVLLLNILARVLFKNKH
- the pstC gene encoding phosphate ABC transporter permease PstC, translating into MAAILPANTYDPERAQERAQPQGSPPPRRKTAPWADTLFAVLAHGAAWLTLALLAGIIISLLIGAAPAIQHFGLSFLWTSEWDPVQEKFGGLVMIYGTLMTSFIALLIAVPVSFGIALFLTELAPLWLKRPLGVAVELLAAVPSIVYGMWGLLVFGPILATYVQQPLQALFAGVPLLGSLVSGPPVGIGILSAGVILAIMIIPFIASVMRDVFEVTPPMLKESAYGLGSTTWEVVWKVVLPYTKTGVVGGVMLGLGRALGETMAVTFVIGNMNQLNSLSVFEAANSITSALANEFAEAGEGLHQASLIYLGLVLFFITFVVLACSKLLLNKLKKNEGARA